A portion of the Zootoca vivipara chromosome 6, rZooViv1.1, whole genome shotgun sequence genome contains these proteins:
- the LOC118087400 gene encoding serine protease 57-like, whose product MFSDPVHPTSFSRTGLWLFLPSASGSWIIGGKEVVPHSRPFMASIQVNGAHVCGGFLVRRKWVMTAAHCLMPRRSPSVRIVLGAHSLAAPEASQQIFGVQESIAHPLYNSGTVKNDIRLLKLNGSAIFNQAVQRVRIPRTNTDLCPGVMCHVTGWGDTSNFGTIPTILMEANTTIVDRKACNVSWAGQIHRCMICAANTDPSLRGFCSGDSGGPLLCGSRVHGIVSFNGRRCGDRRFPDVYTRISRYIAWIRYVLQTF is encoded by the exons atgttTTCTGACCCAGTTCATCCGACGTCCTTTTCTCGCACAGGTCTCTGGTTATTCCTCCCCAGTGCTTCGGGGAGCTGGATTATCGGGGGCAAGGAAGTTGTGCCCCATTCCCGGCCCTTCATGGCCTCCATCCAAGTGAATGGGGCACACGTCTGCGGTGGGTTCTTGGTGCGCCGAAAATGGGTCATGACAGCGGCTCACTGCCTGATGCCCAG GCGATCACCATCTGTCCGCATCGTGCTTGGCGCCCACTCCCTCGCGGCCCCCGAGGCCTCACAGCAGATCTTCGGGGTGCAGGAATCCATCGCTCACCCACTTTACAACTCTGGGACGGTGAAGAACGACATCCGCTTGCTCaaa CTGAACGGCTCGGCCATCTTCAACCAGGCTGTTCAACGTGTCAGGATCCCGCGAACCAACACCGACCTCTGCCCGGGAGTCATGTGTCATGTGACGGGCTGGGGGGACACCTCCAATTTTGGGACGATCCCCACCATACTGATGGAGGCCAACACAACCATTGTCGACCGGAAAGCATGCAACGTGTCGTGGGCTGGCCAGATCCACCGCTGCATGATCTGCGCCGCCAACACCGACCCCAGCCTCCGGGGATTCTGCTCG GGCGACTCAGGTGGACCCCTGCTTTGCGGTTCCAGAGTCCATGGGATCGTCTCTTTCAACGGACGTCGCTGTGGTGACCGGCGGTTCCCAGATGTCTACACCCGCATCTCCAGATATATAGCCTGGATCCGTTACGTGCTCCAGACGTTTTGA